Proteins encoded by one window of Pseudobdellovibrionaceae bacterium:
- the rplQ gene encoding 50S ribosomal protein L17: MRHKVVKNSFGRRPGPRKALIRGLVDALVEHGRIKTTLTKAKVIRGKVERAITKGKENTVHAKRVVLQKYPNPNTVETIFNDLSKRFKDRPGGYTRIIKLGARTGDSAPMAYIEFVDYNPADKKVVDVAAQKEVTAKKATTLRKRKRKIQEKSRIVNR, encoded by the coding sequence ATGAGACATAAGGTAGTTAAAAACTCATTTGGAAGAAGACCTGGTCCACGTAAAGCGTTGATCAGAGGTCTAGTAGATGCTTTAGTTGAGCACGGTCGTATCAAAACGACTTTAACAAAAGCTAAAGTGATTCGTGGTAAAGTTGAAAGAGCCATCACTAAAGGCAAAGAGAACACAGTTCATGCAAAAAGAGTGGTTTTACAAAAGTACCCTAACCCAAATACTGTAGAGACCATTTTTAATGATCTATCTAAGAGATTTAAAGATCGTCCAGGTGGTTACACACGTATTATTAAATTGGGTGCAAGAACTGGTGACAGTGCTCCGATGGCCTACATTGAGTTTGTAGATTACAATCCTGCTGATAAAAAGGTAGTGGATGTAGCGGCTCAAAAAGAGGTTACAGCTAAGAAGGCCACAACTCTTAGAAAGAGAAAAAGAAAGATTCAAGAAAAATCTAGAATCGTGAACCGATAA
- a CDS encoding acylneuraminate cytidylyltransferase family protein: MYKNKTILALITARGQSKGIPRKNIKQLGKHPLIAWTIEAAKKSKYLDDIVLSTDDNEIAAIAEQYGCKVPFIRPNHLALDTSTSMDVILHALEEVNKQYDYLLLLQPTSPFRSYQDINGIIETTIDQNALMSVSVIKQRKPPQYSFMICDNKLKQIIPSTTQLRRQDFPLTYEHNGSLYLSDTSFLKKEKNYLNNKIIPFIMEGLGASVDLDTMDDWLYAEFLIEKNLINIEN; encoded by the coding sequence ATGTATAAAAACAAAACAATTCTCGCGCTTATTACTGCCAGAGGTCAATCCAAAGGAATTCCAAGAAAGAACATAAAACAACTTGGCAAACATCCACTTATTGCGTGGACTATTGAAGCAGCAAAAAAATCCAAATATCTAGACGATATAGTCTTATCTACTGACGATAATGAAATCGCAGCCATAGCAGAACAATACGGATGTAAAGTACCATTTATTCGTCCAAACCACTTAGCGCTAGATACAAGCACAAGCATGGATGTTATTCTACACGCCTTAGAAGAAGTAAATAAACAATATGATTATTTACTTCTTCTTCAACCCACGTCGCCCTTTAGGTCATACCAAGATATCAATGGAATTATTGAGACAACCATTGATCAAAATGCTTTAATGTCTGTGTCTGTAATTAAACAACGTAAGCCCCCTCAGTACTCATTTATGATATGCGACAACAAGCTTAAACAAATTATACCCAGTACAACTCAACTGCGAAGACAAGATTTCCCATTAACCTATGAACACAATGGGTCACTATACCTTTCTGACACTAGTTTTTTAAAAAAGGAAAAAAATTATCTTAACAACAAAATAATCCCATTTATAATGGAAGGGCTCGGAGCCTCTGTTGATCTAGACACAATGGATGATTGGCTTTATGCAGAATTTCTAATAGAAAAAAATCTAATTAACATAGAGAATTAA
- a CDS encoding N-acetylneuraminate synthase family protein gives MNYPHFFIGDRPVGYAYPPIVIAEIGINHNGSLEVAKQMVDAAISGGAEVIKHQTHIIDDEMSTHAKKVIPGNSDKSIYEIMSKCALNEDEEYELMQYTQSKGAIFISTPFSRAAADRLAKFDIPAFKIGSGECNNYPLIKHIARLGKPIILSTGMNNLESVRKSVEILREHKTPYALLHTTNLYPTPFHLVRLGAMTDLANEFSDAVIGLSDHTTNNLACFGAVALGASILERHFTDSMDRQGPDIICSMDPTTLRELIDGCNILQQERGGTKNSLLEEEQVTRDFAYATVVTIKSVKKGEAITTDNIWVKRPGTGEIKAEFFETVLGKKAARDISNDEHLSWKDIV, from the coding sequence ATGAACTACCCTCATTTTTTTATTGGTGATCGCCCCGTAGGGTATGCATACCCGCCAATTGTAATTGCTGAAATAGGTATAAATCATAACGGCTCTTTAGAAGTTGCAAAGCAAATGGTTGACGCTGCAATTTCTGGGGGCGCAGAGGTTATTAAACATCAAACACATATTATCGATGATGAAATGAGCACCCACGCAAAAAAAGTTATTCCTGGAAACTCCGATAAATCTATCTATGAAATAATGTCAAAATGCGCCTTAAACGAAGACGAAGAATACGAGTTGATGCAATATACACAATCTAAAGGCGCCATCTTTATCAGCACACCATTTTCAAGAGCTGCCGCTGATCGTTTAGCAAAGTTTGATATTCCTGCTTTTAAAATTGGTTCTGGCGAGTGTAATAACTATCCTCTAATTAAACATATAGCTCGCTTAGGCAAACCGATTATCTTAAGTACTGGGATGAATAATCTAGAGAGTGTCAGGAAATCAGTGGAAATTCTTAGGGAACACAAAACCCCATACGCTCTTCTGCACACAACAAATTTATATCCCACACCGTTTCACTTGGTTAGACTCGGAGCAATGACAGACTTAGCAAATGAGTTTTCAGACGCAGTTATTGGTCTTTCTGACCATACAACAAATAACTTAGCTTGTTTTGGAGCCGTTGCTTTAGGTGCATCTATTTTAGAGCGTCATTTTACGGATTCAATGGATCGGCAGGGGCCTGATATCATATGCTCTATGGATCCGACTACGCTTCGAGAGTTAATTGATGGTTGCAATATTCTGCAACAAGAACGAGGAGGCACAAAAAATAGCTTACTCGAAGAAGAACAGGTTACTAGAGACTTTGCTTACGCCACTGTCGTTACTATAAAAAGCGTTAAAAAAGGTGAGGCAATCACAACAGATAATATTTGGGTAAAAAGACCTGGAACAGGAGAAATTAAAGCCGAATTCTTCGAAACAGTACTTGGAAAGAAAGCAGCAAGAGATATCTCCAATGACGAACACCTTAGTTGGAAGGATATTGTTTAA
- a CDS encoding DNA-directed RNA polymerase subunit alpha, translating to MEQHYYKFWTDLITPRSFETEDRSATYGRFKVEPLEKGYGMTLGNSLRRVLLSSMMGSAVTAVKLGGVLHEFSTLPDIMEDVTDIILNLKEIRFKQYSSEPQVLRIRKSGVGAVTAADIETNSNVEVLNPAQHIATLGKNANFDAEIVVSFGRGYEPAEMHSEGLDVGFIPVDALFSPIKRVNYQVANARVGQRTDYDSLELELWTDGSLRPDEALSLASKILKEQLQVFVTFDESVEPAVSETEELVPTLNENLFRPVEDLELSVRSANCLKNANIRFIGELVTRSEGEMLKTKNFGRKSLNEIKDILVRMGLGLGMKIEGWPPPGWDPNNPPVISRPSAENADNTDMN from the coding sequence ATGGAACAGCATTATTATAAGTTTTGGACAGATTTAATCACTCCTCGCTCTTTTGAAACAGAAGATAGAAGTGCGACGTATGGTCGTTTCAAGGTTGAGCCTTTAGAAAAAGGCTATGGAATGACTTTGGGTAACTCTTTAAGACGAGTTTTATTAAGCTCAATGATGGGCTCAGCAGTGACTGCTGTGAAACTTGGTGGAGTGTTACACGAGTTCAGCACTCTTCCAGATATTATGGAAGATGTGACAGATATTATTTTAAACTTAAAAGAAATCCGTTTTAAGCAATACAGCTCAGAGCCTCAAGTTCTAAGAATTAGAAAGTCAGGTGTGGGTGCTGTAACAGCTGCGGATATCGAAACTAACTCTAACGTTGAAGTTTTAAACCCAGCTCAGCATATTGCGACACTTGGTAAGAACGCTAATTTTGACGCTGAAATTGTAGTTTCTTTTGGCCGTGGTTACGAGCCTGCGGAAATGCACAGTGAAGGTTTAGATGTAGGGTTCATTCCAGTGGATGCTTTATTCAGTCCTATTAAGCGTGTGAACTACCAAGTCGCCAACGCCCGTGTAGGACAAAGAACAGACTATGACTCTTTAGAGCTTGAACTTTGGACAGATGGTTCTTTAAGACCAGATGAGGCTTTATCTTTAGCTTCTAAAATCTTAAAAGAGCAACTTCAGGTGTTTGTCACTTTTGATGAAAGTGTTGAGCCTGCTGTGAGTGAAACTGAAGAGTTAGTGCCTACTTTGAATGAGAACCTATTTAGACCTGTTGAAGACCTTGAGTTGAGTGTTCGCAGTGCAAACTGTCTAAAGAACGCCAACATTCGTTTCATTGGTGAATTGGTGACTCGCTCTGAAGGCGAAATGCTTAAGACTAAAAACTTTGGTCGTAAATCATTGAATGAAATCAAAGACATTTTGGTTCGCATGGGACTTGGCTTGGGAATGAAGATTGAAGGTTGGCCGCCTCCAGGATGGGATCCTAATAACCCACCTGTAATCAGCAGACCTTCTGCCGAAAATGCAGATAACACAGATATGAACTAA
- the rpsM gene encoding 30S ribosomal protein S13, which translates to MARVAGVDLPRNKRMEIALTYIYGIGRVKAREICKDLNINLDLKSDDLTDQNVADLRVYLEEKIKVEGDLRREVGLSIKRLMDLGCYRGLRHKKGLPVRGQSTRQNARTRKGPKKTVANKKKAV; encoded by the coding sequence AGAATGGAAATTGCTTTAACTTATATCTATGGCATTGGCCGAGTTAAAGCTCGTGAAATCTGTAAAGATTTAAACATCAATTTAGATCTTAAATCTGATGATTTAACAGATCAAAACGTTGCAGATCTTAGAGTTTACTTAGAAGAAAAAATCAAAGTTGAAGGGGACCTTCGCAGAGAAGTTGGACTTTCAATTAAGAGACTTATGGACTTGGGTTGCTACAGAGGCTTAAGACATAAAAAAGGTTTGCCTGTAAGAGGACAAAGCACTCGTCAGAATGCAAGAACTCGTAAGGGACCTAAGAAAACTGTAGCTAACAAGAAAAAAGCAGTTTAA
- a CDS encoding TlpA family protein disulfide reductase, which translates to MQASGAPDFEFKVIHPFAKQGVGASDIDGKPVALSQYKGKVILLNFWASWCEPCIKEFPDLISLVNKVPGVVVIAISRDNQQEDAEGFIRAFPESRGKITFGWDPDGDITRMYGTEVLPESIIIKKDFKVDKKVSGIEAWASDTIVNYFKFLTDQD; encoded by the coding sequence ATGCAAGCCTCAGGGGCACCAGATTTTGAATTTAAAGTGATCCATCCCTTTGCAAAACAGGGTGTGGGAGCATCTGATATCGATGGCAAGCCAGTGGCTCTTTCACAATATAAAGGCAAAGTGATCCTTTTAAACTTTTGGGCCAGTTGGTGTGAGCCCTGTATTAAAGAGTTCCCAGACTTGATCTCCTTAGTGAATAAGGTGCCAGGGGTAGTTGTGATAGCAATAAGCCGTGACAATCAACAGGAGGACGCAGAGGGCTTTATACGAGCCTTTCCTGAGTCACGAGGCAAGATCACCTTTGGTTGGGACCCTGACGGGGATATCACCCGCATGTACGGCACTGAGGTGCTGCCAGAATCTATCATCATCAAAAAAGACTTTAAGGTCGATAAAAAGGTCTCGGGCATAGAGGCTTGGGCCTCTGACACGATTGTGAACTACTTTAAGTTTTTAACTGATCAAGATTGA
- a CDS encoding TIGR03545 family protein, whose protein sequence is MAKTKKRKGIFRTEAILLLALIFGLLAVYYFCFLNLHIKYILEKSMTKAYGAEVNIGSLKLDLAKPSLEILDVDFTNHEKPMENLFSIGKLAIELNRKDLMFMSITSDNAYLEGLKVNSPRKKKGYVSPESQRLISISTDFKGSKQQAFDKKFEGSIFENLYNFSKNKDYNQELKKISQDLNLKKLEDDYKNLLDKKKLKAKEIQSHFKKEKYEGLIAQAKKLNQTPDTSAEWMTALSATKKLVTEAKSTRDELKNLKSDIKSELDDIKNIEARLQKDIQSKLSEVKAKFKFPDISPASFSQEFFGNLFQTRFYLIQHWITQARKNSEKAVEDRLGSKATDALRGQLESSARTDTAATTEEATTTLEAEYKTLLKQTIAETGEYIHFGKHIRPKLWIKKLNIDGKSKTHQDLQNFKGHVLNIADNQKTIGKPLEIFLRGDIPQHKFEDINIDIKLNHHLQKMGESFNVSAWYPISSFKIFNDSSLKLFLEQASVHGALKGSIAELQLSDFGFFNQFKDAKFLFESSKTDIQKILQPIFANLPNFNVDVFLKGNFLDPDMLIKSSLGQKVSDGIKGHFSGEIEQVQNQVQALADNSLKSIQTKYIKPYLGDVNLLDKESQNIDQLLQTELQKLEAKIKDEQVDKIKDKAKDALKKLKF, encoded by the coding sequence ATGGCAAAAACAAAAAAACGTAAAGGCATTTTTAGAACAGAGGCCATCTTACTACTCGCCCTCATTTTTGGACTCTTAGCCGTTTATTACTTCTGTTTTTTAAATTTACACATCAAATACATCTTAGAAAAATCCATGACCAAAGCTTACGGAGCCGAAGTCAATATTGGCAGTCTGAAGCTTGATCTTGCCAAACCTAGTTTAGAAATTTTAGACGTGGATTTCACCAACCACGAAAAGCCCATGGAGAACTTATTTTCTATTGGAAAACTTGCCATTGAGCTGAACCGTAAAGACCTGATGTTCATGTCGATCACCAGCGACAATGCTTATCTTGAGGGCCTAAAGGTCAATTCTCCCCGCAAGAAAAAGGGGTATGTGTCTCCTGAAAGCCAGCGTTTGATTTCTATTTCTACAGACTTTAAGGGCAGCAAACAGCAGGCCTTCGACAAGAAATTTGAAGGAAGCATCTTTGAAAACCTTTATAATTTTTCAAAGAACAAAGACTACAATCAGGAACTGAAAAAGATCTCCCAGGACCTGAATCTTAAAAAACTCGAAGACGACTACAAAAATCTTTTGGACAAAAAGAAACTCAAAGCCAAAGAGATTCAGTCCCATTTTAAAAAAGAAAAGTATGAAGGCCTTATTGCTCAGGCCAAAAAACTCAACCAAACTCCCGACACCAGTGCGGAATGGATGACTGCACTTTCCGCCACCAAAAAGTTAGTCACAGAGGCCAAGTCCACTCGCGATGAGCTCAAAAATTTAAAATCTGACATTAAGTCTGAACTTGACGATATAAAAAACATCGAAGCCAGGCTGCAAAAAGACATTCAAAGTAAACTCTCTGAAGTGAAAGCTAAATTTAAATTTCCTGACATCAGTCCAGCCAGCTTTTCACAGGAGTTTTTTGGCAATCTATTCCAAACTCGTTTTTATCTGATCCAACACTGGATCACTCAAGCTCGTAAAAACTCTGAAAAGGCCGTCGAAGATCGCCTTGGCAGTAAAGCCACAGATGCCTTACGTGGCCAACTTGAATCTTCAGCCCGTACTGACACTGCTGCCACCACCGAGGAAGCTACCACAACTTTAGAAGCAGAATACAAAACTCTTCTTAAGCAGACCATTGCCGAAACTGGAGAGTACATTCACTTTGGCAAACATATTCGTCCCAAATTATGGATTAAGAAATTAAATATTGATGGCAAATCCAAAACCCACCAAGACTTACAAAATTTTAAAGGCCATGTTTTAAACATTGCTGACAACCAAAAAACCATTGGTAAGCCCCTTGAGATCTTCTTACGCGGAGATATTCCTCAGCATAAATTTGAAGATATAAATATTGATATTAAGCTCAACCATCACCTGCAAAAAATGGGTGAAAGCTTTAATGTGTCGGCTTGGTATCCCATCAGTTCATTTAAAATTTTTAATGACTCTTCTTTAAAATTGTTTCTTGAACAGGCTTCTGTTCATGGCGCTCTTAAAGGGAGCATCGCAGAACTCCAACTCTCTGATTTTGGGTTCTTTAATCAATTCAAAGATGCAAAATTTCTTTTTGAAAGCAGTAAGACGGATATTCAAAAGATCCTTCAGCCCATCTTTGCAAATTTGCCTAACTTTAATGTGGATGTGTTCTTAAAGGGAAATTTCCTTGATCCTGATATGCTGATTAAAAGTTCCCTAGGACAAAAGGTCAGCGACGGCATCAAAGGACATTTTTCTGGAGAGATTGAGCAGGTTCAAAATCAAGTCCAAGCTCTGGCTGACAACTCGTTGAAATCCATTCAAACCAAGTACATTAAACCCTACTTAGGAGACGTAAATCTTTTAGATAAAGAAAGCCAAAACATAGATCAGCTACTACAAACTGAACTTCAAAAATTAGAAGCAAAAATTAAAGACGAACAGGTAGATAAGATCAAAGATAAGGCTAAGGACGCATTAAAAAAACTGAAGTTTTAA
- a CDS encoding polysaccharide pyruvyl transferase family protein, which produces MTNILHIASFYGNIGDNASHIGFEKILKENLTYFKKTNLEIRKFYKNYQEADRMEFNSAFIDYINTFDLFVIGGGGFLDYWLPESATGTTIDISRENLSRIKIPTLITSVGCHPHKEIPDGNIEKFRSFLDASFENANIHIALRNDGSILNLKNNIGFKYFETIPEILDHGFFYTSSESKQILKCEEPYIAINVTADQLSMKSSRRTAFDIHEYLIEMRQILDYVINILKMKVIFVPHIFSDIEAICDIIKPLSGYKYRSNIFIAPLLQGNDGTNILFSIYRDSAAVIGSRFHSNVCSLAMEKPVLGLGILDRVHYLFTDLNIEHRCIDINSNFSDKTLIALNECLANKQSPYLEDLKKKKLQTVSFYKKIFSILNMK; this is translated from the coding sequence ATGACTAATATTTTACATATCGCTTCATTTTATGGAAATATTGGCGATAACGCCAGTCACATAGGATTCGAAAAAATATTAAAAGAAAATCTTACATATTTTAAAAAAACAAATCTTGAAATTCGAAAGTTTTATAAAAATTACCAAGAAGCTGATCGCATGGAATTCAATTCCGCGTTCATTGATTATATAAATACTTTTGACCTTTTTGTAATTGGTGGGGGTGGGTTTTTAGATTATTGGTTACCTGAAAGCGCTACAGGTACAACTATTGACATCAGTAGAGAAAATCTAAGTCGGATTAAAATACCAACTTTAATCACTAGCGTTGGATGCCACCCACATAAAGAAATACCTGATGGAAACATTGAAAAATTTAGAAGTTTTCTAGATGCATCCTTTGAAAATGCAAATATTCATATTGCCCTTCGCAATGATGGTTCAATTTTGAATTTAAAAAACAACATCGGTTTCAAGTATTTCGAAACTATTCCAGAGATACTAGATCATGGCTTTTTTTATACTAGTTCAGAGTCTAAACAAATACTAAAATGCGAAGAGCCATATATTGCTATAAATGTGACTGCTGACCAACTAAGCATGAAAAGCTCTCGCCGAACAGCCTTTGATATTCATGAATATTTAATAGAAATGCGACAAATACTAGACTACGTTATTAATATTTTAAAAATGAAAGTAATCTTTGTTCCACATATTTTCAGCGATATCGAAGCTATATGCGATATAATAAAGCCACTAAGTGGTTATAAATATCGATCCAATATTTTTATTGCACCACTTTTACAGGGCAACGATGGTACTAATATTTTGTTCTCTATTTATCGAGACAGTGCCGCAGTAATAGGAAGTCGATTCCACTCAAATGTATGCAGCCTAGCAATGGAAAAGCCCGTACTTGGCTTAGGGATATTAGACAGAGTGCACTATTTATTTACAGATTTAAATATAGAACATCGTTGCATTGATATTAATTCAAATTTTTCCGATAAGACACTTATAGCTTTAAATGAATGTCTTGCTAATAAGCAAAGTCCTTATCTAGAAGATTTAAAGAAAAAAAAGCTTCAAACTGTATCCTTTTATAAAAAGATATTTTCAATCTTAAACATGAAATAA
- the neuC gene encoding UDP-N-acetylglucosamine 2-epimerase, producing MKKRILFVTGTRADFGKLKPLINSVKYSNDFEYQIFVTGMHTLSKYGRTLTEIEKSGFENTFIFLNQIENDNMEIVLANTIIGLSRYLHENPVDLIVVHGDRVEALAGASVGALQNILVAHIEGGEVSGTIDEIIRHSVSKLSHIHFVANENAKKRLLQLGEDKSAIFNIGSPDIDIMLSDDLPSLSQVKRHYDIKFDDYSIALLHPVTTENQEIAFNNAKIFAQALLESGRNYVVIYPNNDSGSNHIFRAYELFQKNSKFKIFPSLRFEYFLTLLKNSRFIIGNSSCGIHEAPVYGIPTINLGTRQNRRFKHTSIADIPFENNLILKTIAEHGNKRFPICHHYGYGKSAEHFLNTLSNNVWNISNQKQFIELYQNPYV from the coding sequence ATGAAAAAACGAATACTATTCGTTACTGGAACCAGAGCCGATTTTGGAAAGCTAAAACCACTTATCAATTCAGTCAAATACTCTAACGATTTTGAATATCAAATTTTTGTCACTGGCATGCACACATTGAGTAAATACGGCAGAACACTTACTGAGATTGAAAAATCAGGGTTCGAGAATACATTTATATTTCTTAACCAAATTGAAAATGACAATATGGAAATTGTATTAGCTAATACAATCATTGGTCTAAGTCGATATCTTCACGAAAATCCCGTTGACCTTATTGTAGTACATGGAGATCGAGTCGAAGCCTTAGCTGGTGCCTCCGTCGGTGCATTACAGAATATCTTAGTTGCCCATATTGAAGGCGGAGAGGTCTCAGGCACAATTGATGAAATTATTCGACATTCTGTATCCAAACTCTCACATATACATTTTGTTGCTAATGAAAATGCAAAAAAACGTTTGCTGCAATTAGGAGAAGACAAATCTGCCATATTTAATATTGGCTCCCCTGATATTGATATAATGTTGTCCGATGACCTTCCCTCCTTGTCACAAGTAAAACGACACTATGACATAAAATTTGATGATTACTCAATTGCATTATTGCATCCAGTTACAACCGAAAACCAAGAAATTGCATTTAATAATGCAAAAATATTTGCACAAGCGTTGCTGGAATCAGGCAGAAACTATGTTGTTATTTATCCAAATAATGATTCTGGCTCCAATCATATTTTCAGAGCTTATGAGCTGTTTCAAAAAAACAGCAAATTTAAAATTTTCCCCTCCCTTAGATTTGAATATTTCTTAACCCTATTAAAAAATAGTAGATTTATTATCGGCAACTCTAGCTGTGGCATACACGAGGCCCCTGTTTACGGTATACCAACTATAAATTTAGGCACAAGGCAGAACCGTCGTTTTAAACATACGTCCATTGCCGACATTCCTTTTGAGAACAATCTTATACTTAAAACAATTGCTGAACATGGAAATAAACGCTTCCCAATCTGCCATCACTACGGATATGGAAAAAGCGCTGAACATTTTTTAAATACACTCAGTAATAACGTTTGGAATATCTCAAATCAAAAACAATTTATTGAACTATATCAAAACCCGTATGTATAA
- the rpsK gene encoding 30S ribosomal protein S11: protein MAVDKNKAIKKKSKKNVPVGRCYINAAFGNIIISVTDPAGNVIAWSSAGVLGFKGSRKGTPYAAQVTAEDALKKAQDQGIKAVDVYLKGPGAGREPAVRTIASVGIKVNSFRDITPIPHNGCRPPKRRRV from the coding sequence ATGGCTGTTGATAAAAACAAAGCAATCAAAAAGAAATCTAAGAAAAACGTTCCAGTAGGTCGCTGCTATATCAATGCGGCTTTTGGTAATATCATTATCTCTGTGACTGATCCTGCGGGCAATGTGATCGCATGGTCATCTGCAGGCGTGTTAGGCTTCAAAGGAAGTCGTAAAGGAACTCCTTATGCGGCTCAAGTGACTGCAGAGGACGCACTTAAAAAAGCTCAAGATCAAGGTATTAAAGCTGTAGATGTTTACCTAAAAGGACCAGGTGCTGGTCGTGAACCTGCAGTGAGAACAATCGCTTCTGTTGGAATCAAAGTGAACTCTTTTAGAGACATCACTCCCATTCCACATAACGGTTGCCGCCCACCCAAAAGAAGACGCGTATAA
- a CDS encoding TIGR03546 family protein, with product MFIIRQLIKLIRLLHQNEGAFLLAFGFSLGIFTGFCGWVSALGVTSALIALFFRVQLGAFFLGSAFFALVSLPLIPTFHKVGKFLLEMEALKPLWTTMYEHPIFHWLKFNYTITAGATLVSLVVFPIVFIMAYTLVIKYQEKVLTRLKQTRPYKAFMKSSLVLLYIKYLDQIEA from the coding sequence ATGTTTATCATTCGACAACTCATCAAACTTATTAGGTTATTACATCAAAATGAAGGGGCCTTCTTATTGGCCTTTGGATTCAGCCTCGGAATCTTCACTGGTTTCTGTGGTTGGGTTTCAGCCCTAGGGGTCACCAGCGCTTTGATTGCTCTATTTTTCAGAGTTCAACTGGGTGCTTTCTTCTTGGGCTCCGCATTTTTTGCCCTCGTCTCCCTGCCTCTAATTCCCACCTTTCACAAAGTGGGCAAGTTTTTACTTGAGATGGAAGCCCTTAAACCACTCTGGACCACCATGTACGAGCATCCTATATTTCATTGGCTTAAATTCAATTATACCATCACAGCAGGGGCCACTCTGGTGTCTCTGGTGGTATTTCCTATTGTTTTTATTATGGCTTATACCCTTGTGATCAAATACCAAGAAAAGGTCCTCACGCGCCTTAAGCAGACTAGGCCCTATAAGGCTTTTATGAAATCATCTTTAGTGTTGCTGTACATCAAATACCTAGATCAAATCGAGGCTTAA